A stretch of the Geovibrio thiophilus genome encodes the following:
- a CDS encoding ABC transporter ATP-binding protein, with protein MSFISTLSTAGAGNPEKLAPVFLWTLAEYAFRGVPYGILLAAVLEFYKPLAEPSLTLDTRQLGIIWIALAAAVAVQYFISRKAYFSVNLGSYGIGAEGRITIAEKLRRLPMGFFNSRDQGSIGAYLISDYANVEHMISHLLTQIAGAVIMPVVLLVFLAFQNWQLALAGAAVIPLALPAYMIAKRIVISVGVKHHKAKTAASSRMLEYLAGIRFIKSFGLTGVRFERLEKAFRELKRLSIKIEASAGPTAVVSTIILNAGLTVIIVAGLAFLLTGRIDIPVYITFLILGSRAFEPLIQAFIYVNETHYYNLSVKRVTKLLDEPVQTGGGAPKPERFDIEFRNVSFSYNETYVLENISLKLPEQSFTAVVGTSGSGKTTLTRLIARFWDTCAGEVLLGGCDVREYKPEDLLSCVSMVFQDVYLFDDTVYNNIAIGNRTASESEVKEAAEKAGCAEFIERLPDKYGSFVGEGGSRLSGGEKQRLSIARAILKNAPVILLDEATASLDPENEKHIQAAVNELVKNKTVLVIAHRLNTVVNADKIVVMDRGRIAEEGAHSELLESGGLYRRLWDEQQRIKDWMF; from the coding sequence ATGAGCTTTATATCCACGCTCAGTACGGCAGGAGCGGGAAATCCCGAAAAGCTCGCTCCGGTTTTCCTGTGGACACTTGCAGAATATGCTTTCAGAGGCGTACCTTACGGAATACTTCTGGCGGCTGTGCTTGAGTTTTATAAGCCTCTTGCCGAACCTTCGTTAACTCTTGACACCCGTCAGCTCGGCATAATCTGGATAGCTCTCGCAGCGGCTGTCGCAGTGCAGTATTTCATAAGCAGAAAAGCGTATTTCTCTGTGAATCTCGGCAGTTACGGTATTGGGGCGGAGGGGCGTATAACCATAGCAGAAAAGCTCCGCAGGCTCCCTATGGGTTTTTTCAACAGCCGTGATCAGGGAAGCATAGGAGCTTATCTGATCTCTGACTACGCTAACGTGGAGCACATGATCAGCCATCTGCTCACGCAGATAGCAGGTGCTGTGATAATGCCTGTTGTACTGCTTGTTTTCCTCGCCTTTCAGAACTGGCAGCTCGCTCTCGCGGGCGCTGCGGTTATTCCTCTGGCTCTGCCTGCTTATATGATTGCAAAAAGAATAGTTATATCCGTGGGTGTAAAACATCACAAAGCAAAAACAGCGGCATCATCACGCATGCTTGAATATTTGGCGGGTATCAGGTTCATAAAGTCCTTCGGTCTCACCGGAGTGCGTTTTGAGCGTCTGGAAAAGGCTTTTAGGGAACTGAAAAGGCTCAGCATAAAGATAGAGGCGTCCGCAGGTCCGACGGCTGTTGTCAGTACAATTATCCTCAACGCCGGGCTGACTGTAATTATAGTTGCTGGGCTGGCTTTTCTTCTGACGGGCAGGATTGATATTCCGGTATACATAACATTCCTGATTCTCGGTTCCAGAGCATTTGAACCGCTGATTCAGGCATTCATATATGTTAATGAGACGCACTATTACAATTTAAGCGTGAAAAGGGTAACCAAGCTCCTTGACGAACCTGTTCAAACCGGAGGCGGCGCGCCGAAGCCTGAGCGGTTTGATATTGAGTTCAGAAATGTTTCATTCAGCTACAATGAAACTTACGTGCTTGAGAATATAAGCCTGAAACTGCCTGAACAGAGTTTTACAGCGGTTGTAGGCACTTCCGGCTCGGGGAAAACCACTCTTACTAGGCTGATTGCCCGTTTCTGGGATACATGCGCGGGTGAGGTACTTCTCGGCGGATGTGACGTGAGAGAGTATAAGCCGGAGGATCTGCTTTCCTGCGTTTCCATGGTTTTTCAGGATGTTTATCTGTTTGATGACACTGTTTACAATAACATAGCAATAGGAAACAGGACTGCTTCAGAGTCGGAAGTTAAAGAAGCGGCGGAGAAAGCGGGTTGTGCCGAGTTCATTGAAAGGTTACCGGATAAGTACGGCTCTTTTGTGGGCGAAGGCGGTTCAAGGCTTTCAGGAGGGGAAAAGCAGAGGCTTTCCATAGCAAGAGCCATACTGAAAAATGCTCCGGTTATTCTTCTGGATGAGGCGACTGCCTCCCTTGACCCTGAAAATGAAAAGCATATTCAGGCGGCTGTGAATGAGCTTGTGAAAAATAAGACTGTACTTGTCATAGCCCACAGGTTGAACACCGTTGTGAACGCTGACAAAATAGTTGTTATGGACAGAGGGCGCATAGCGGAAGAAGGAGCGCATTCCGAACTGCTTGAGAGCGGCGGACTGTACAGACGCCTCTGGGACGAACAGCAGAGGATAAAAGACTGGATGTTCTGA